AGTTGGCATCTTGAAAAGTCTTTCAAGAGAAACGGCATCACGCCCCAGAATGTCATCTATTATTCGAAGATCTAAAAGACGAGAAACAGCACATCCACCACCACGATAACGTCTTTGATGAAACGGGCATTAATAATGATTCAACGAAATGCGATTCGCTCGCTGATAACGAGCGTTTGACAGACAAtcgctaaaaaaagaaacgctaTATCTACGAAAATAGCGACCGAACACGGAGTATTTATTCAACTCTAGTTCTTGCTACAAGCGGGGGCCAATCACTTTTGTTTTGGTCGTCGCAAGATGAGGTCGACTATATCGCATCTGGCTTTATTATTCTGAttgcaattttattaatggACCAATGCCCGTGTGAACGGATCCACGGCCATCTTCGAATCACTTCGTATTACGTAAGTGGCAAGACTACGTTTGGTTCATTAAGGTTAACAACCAGTAACGATGTGTGCTCTCAGAATCCACTTGCTAATTTGCCCAATGTGCCCATCAATAAAATTGGCATGTTGGAGTCGAAATTGATTTACATCCTCGCGAAATTCCTTAACCTCACGTAAGGAGAAAACATGAATTTTATTACTCATACGTTTCATAGATGATTCGGTTTTGTTTGcgttgatttttattcatCCTGCAGATACGAAATTTCCGTTCCCACGGACGTTCATCAGTTGGGCTCACATGACGAAACGAAAGGCAACAGTTCGTGGACTGGATTGCTGGGCCAATTTCTTCGCGATGtgcgaaattctttttttttttcctcgtcaCTAACTAacgatttcttcttattcttcaagGAAGTGGATATGTCAATTTCATTTGGTCCTTGGTTTCACTCGAGGCATTTGGTTTCGTGATTTCCATTCAATTCTGAATCAAAATCATGTATTGACAAAACGAATTA
The sequence above is drawn from the Daphnia pulicaria isolate SC F1-1A chromosome 1, SC_F0-13Bv2, whole genome shotgun sequence genome and encodes:
- the LOC124311158 gene encoding uncharacterized protein LOC124311158, coding for MDQCPCERIHGHLRITSYYNPLANLPNVPINKIGMLESKLIYILAKFLNLTYEISVPTDVHQLGSHDETKGNSSWTGLLGQFLRDVRNSFFFSSSLTNDFFLFFKEVDMSISFGPWFHSRHLVS